One segment of Allorhodopirellula heiligendammensis DNA contains the following:
- a CDS encoding phosphatidate cytidylyltransferase — MLIDRLRTSSCMIAIIAAILYVDARYSVPGATGLYLVPLLLIFALGTAWDICGLLLRAGFPMHRGVTLLGTAMISAAPAVVMIWNFAAAVMPEWVTPYPEDCPIGLMGWTTIAGVVAMNLCFLDEIKDYSVASDPLGVLRRLCASLFIAVYVGLPMSLLLVLRTLGDDIVVNSNAPDAFGNWGLAAVLTMIATTKSTDIGAYFTGKAMGRRKLIPRLSPGKTVEGSVGGLVLATVVAGACLAYLFPALSPHNAPPLALALLLGPLLGICGMVGDLAQSLVKRACGAKDSGSLLPGMGGVWDVTDSLIFASLPAFLCFAAVA; from the coding sequence ATGCTAATCGATCGTCTTCGCACAAGTTCGTGCATGATCGCCATCATCGCCGCGATTTTGTACGTCGATGCTCGCTACTCCGTCCCAGGTGCAACGGGATTGTACCTCGTGCCGCTGCTGCTCATCTTTGCCCTCGGTACGGCCTGGGACATTTGTGGTCTGTTACTCCGCGCGGGTTTTCCCATGCATCGCGGTGTCACTCTGCTCGGGACCGCCATGATCAGCGCAGCACCTGCGGTGGTTATGATTTGGAACTTCGCCGCTGCAGTGATGCCGGAGTGGGTAACGCCTTACCCCGAGGACTGCCCGATCGGTTTGATGGGCTGGACCACGATCGCGGGTGTCGTCGCGATGAACTTATGCTTCCTCGACGAGATCAAAGACTATAGCGTTGCCTCGGATCCGTTGGGTGTGCTTCGCCGACTCTGTGCGAGCCTGTTCATTGCGGTCTACGTAGGCCTGCCGATGAGTCTGCTGCTCGTCCTCCGGACGCTGGGTGATGATATCGTGGTGAATTCGAACGCCCCGGACGCGTTCGGCAATTGGGGATTGGCTGCGGTTTTGACGATGATCGCTACCACGAAGAGCACTGATATTGGTGCTTACTTTACGGGCAAAGCGATGGGGCGCCGAAAACTGATTCCGCGGCTCAGCCCTGGAAAAACTGTCGAGGGGTCCGTGGGCGGGTTGGTGCTCGCGACCGTGGTGGCAGGAGCCTGCCTCGCCTATTTATTTCCCGCGCTCAGCCCCCACAATGCCCCGCCGTTGGCATTGGCGTTGCTTCTCGGCCCCCTGTTGGGGATTTGCGGCATGGTGGGTGATCTCGCTCAGTCGTTGGTCAAACGAGCTTGCGGTGCGAAAGACTCTGGAAGTTTACTGCCGGGGATGGGGGGCGTTTGGGATGTAACAGATAGCCTGATTTTCGCGTCTTTGCCGGCTTTCCTATGTTTCGCGGCGGTGGCATGA